The DNA sequence ATCCAAAATGCAAATGAAAAACTTCAAACTAAAGGTGTCCAATTTGTACTTATGCACCAACCTTATATGGATATAGTGAAGTTTACAGAAGATGAAAATGATATGTCAAAGATAGATAATATCAATGAGTTTGTAAAAAAGTTTAAAATCATTTGTGAAAATAGCTTAAAACATCTTGATAAAAATAGATATTTTGCTGTTGTTATTGGGGATGTTTATAAAAATGGGGGAAAATCTTATGACTTATGAAAAAGCAATGGAAAAAGTCATGATTGAAAATGGTGGCTTTGCACCTTTAAAATTGATTTATGAAAACATAGAGAAGTACAGAAAAAATACTGGAAAAACACCTGATAGGACTATTCAAGAAAGAGCTCAAAGGTGTTTTACTCGAATAGCAAAAGGTATCTATTGCACAGAAGAATTTGCTATGCAACTAGAGCAAGATAATAAGGGTTACTTGGAAATAAGTTCTAAGAATAATGTTGTTTTTAAACCTATAAAAATAACTCAAGAAACTGAACGAATTGGTTCACAAAAAATTAGAATAGGACACAGTACTTTTAGAGACAAGTTAATAAATGATTTAAAACAGTGCCCAATTACACATATTGATGATACAAAATTATTAATTGCAAGTCATATAAAGCCTTGGGTACTAAGTAACAATGAAGAACGATTAGATGTAAATAATGGTTTTTTATTATCTCCATTGTTTGACAAACTGTTTGATAAAAGTGTTGGACTGATTACATTTACAGATAAAAAAGAAATTTTGTTATCAAAACGGCTTAAGAATAATATTAATAAGATAGGAGTTATTCACAGGCAAATTATTGAAGATTTGCCAGTTGTTGGTAGAGAAGAATTTTTAGAATATCATAGAAAATATATTTTTCAAGGATGAATGAAATGCAAGAATATTATTTTGAATATAGAGGTGGTGAAATTGTAGCCACAGTTAAAGCCACCTCTTTAAGTGAAGCTTTAGACAAGTTTGATAAAAAGCAAGATGTGACATACGACATTGAAGTAAATATGTTATTGCCAGATATGTGGACATATGAATGCGATGAGTTAGCAATTGTGGCGAAAGAAGAATTCTATAGACAACAAGAAGATGATGATGAAGACATTTAAATACTTACTAGAAGTCGAAATAGTTATTGATGAGGAAAATATCAACAAAAAGTACCCAAACTATAAATTCAATTATGATTCTATAGAAGAGTTTGCTAGTTCTTTAGTTCCTGAAGAAAGCTATGAAGGAGATACAGATACGTCTAAAGATGGTTTGGAACAATGGGGATATAGTATCACAAAAAAGCGAGCTAGGATAAAATAATGAGGTTTAATTTATTTATA is a window from the Sulfurimonas crateris genome containing:
- a CDS encoding HNH endonuclease: MTYEKAMEKVMIENGGFAPLKLIYENIEKYRKNTGKTPDRTIQERAQRCFTRIAKGIYCTEEFAMQLEQDNKGYLEISSKNNVVFKPIKITQETERIGSQKIRIGHSTFRDKLINDLKQCPITHIDDTKLLIASHIKPWVLSNNEERLDVNNGFLLSPLFDKLFDKSVGLITFTDKKEILLSKRLKNNINKIGVIHRQIIEDLPVVGREEFLEYHRKYIFQG